Proteins encoded by one window of Fibrobacter sp. UWT2:
- a CDS encoding polyprenol monophosphomannose synthase yields MAYPKSLVIVPTYNEKENIMLIMSAILEQNECLEILVVDDGSPDGTGDMVEEETKKNPRVHLIRRKGKMGLGSAYVTGFKWALERDYERVFEMDADFSHAPTDLNRFLETAEDADLVLGSRYQNHRISVVNWDLRRLILSYGANVYTRIVTGLPISDATGGFKCFRREALQALNLDKMKSDGYCFQIETTFKIWKKGLRVKEIPIIFTDRTRGTSKMSGGIISEAFFLVLKLRLGLA; encoded by the coding sequence ATGGCGTATCCTAAAAGTCTTGTAATTGTCCCGACTTATAATGAGAAAGAAAATATCATGCTCATTATGTCGGCTATTTTGGAACAGAACGAATGTCTGGAAATCTTGGTAGTTGACGATGGCAGTCCCGATGGTACGGGCGACATGGTCGAAGAAGAAACCAAGAAGAATCCGCGCGTTCACCTGATTCGCCGTAAGGGCAAGATGGGCCTCGGCTCCGCTTATGTGACCGGTTTCAAATGGGCTCTCGAACGCGACTACGAACGCGTCTTCGAAATGGACGCCGACTTTAGCCATGCTCCTACGGACTTGAATCGCTTTTTGGAAACCGCTGAAGATGCCGATCTCGTGCTCGGTAGCCGCTACCAGAATCACCGCATCAGCGTGGTGAACTGGGACTTGCGTCGCCTGATTCTCAGCTACGGTGCAAACGTCTATACCCGCATCGTGACGGGACTTCCGATTAGCGATGCCACGGGCGGTTTCAAGTGCTTCCGCCGCGAAGCGTTGCAGGCCTTGAACCTCGACAAGATGAAGAGTGACGGTTACTGCTTCCAGATCGAGACCACCTTCAAGATTTGGAAGAAGGGGCTCCGCGTCAAGGAAATTCCGATCATCTTTACGGACCGCACCCGTGGTACTTCCAAGATGAGCGGCGGTATTATTTCCGAAGCATTCTTCCTGGTCCTCAAACTTCGTCTAGGACTCGCATAA
- a CDS encoding riboflavin synthase, giving the protein MFTGIIQSTGEIVSIESRGDALTMRLKSPGFFKNCKLGDSVANDGVCLSIESCTDDEATFCLMHQTVENTGFKQAAVGKLVNLELPCRADSFMGGHFVMGHVDCITEVIKVTPRETGVEVDLKLPADLRRYVIRRGSISLNGISLTVAEKFEDSIRVCIIPETLARTNLRNWVPGTIVNVEVDMLGKYIENYLKERDLA; this is encoded by the coding sequence ATGTTTACGGGTATTATTCAATCTACCGGTGAAATCGTTTCTATCGAAAGTAGGGGCGATGCGCTTACCATGCGCCTTAAGTCACCGGGCTTTTTTAAGAATTGTAAGTTGGGCGACAGTGTCGCCAACGATGGTGTGTGTCTTTCCATTGAATCTTGTACCGATGACGAAGCCACTTTTTGCCTGATGCACCAGACGGTGGAAAACACGGGCTTCAAGCAGGCTGCTGTCGGCAAGTTGGTGAATTTGGAGCTTCCGTGTCGTGCAGACAGCTTTATGGGTGGTCACTTTGTGATGGGCCATGTGGACTGCATTACCGAAGTCATCAAGGTGACTCCGCGTGAAACGGGTGTCGAAGTGGATTTGAAGCTTCCGGCTGACCTGCGTCGCTATGTGATTCGCCGCGGTTCGATTTCTCTCAACGGAATCAGCCTGACGGTCGCTGAAAAGTTTGAAGATTCCATTCGCGTGTGCATTATCCCAGAAACCTTGGCCCGCACGAACCTGCGCAACTGGGTTCCGGGTACAATTGTGAATGTGGAAGTCGACATGCTCGGCAAGTATATTGAAAATTATCTGAAGGAACGTGACCTTGCTTAA
- the ribH gene encoding 6,7-dimethyl-8-ribityllumazine synthase produces MNEIKNSLNGSGLKVAIAVARFNEVVTDKLLEGAVRQLELLGVADKDITVVHVPGAFELPGVCRRLADSGKYSAVMALGAVIRGETSHYDVVVNASTGGIANIAAEGKLPVILGILTTDTVDQAMNRAGLKAGNLGSSWASTAVEMANLYKTI; encoded by the coding sequence GTGAACGAAATCAAGAATTCCCTCAATGGTAGTGGCCTCAAGGTGGCAATCGCCGTTGCCCGCTTTAACGAGGTCGTGACCGACAAGCTCCTGGAAGGGGCTGTGCGTCAGCTTGAACTGCTCGGTGTAGCAGACAAGGACATCACGGTCGTGCATGTGCCGGGCGCATTCGAACTTCCGGGCGTGTGCCGTCGCCTCGCTGATAGTGGCAAGTACAGTGCCGTGATGGCGCTGGGTGCCGTGATTCGCGGCGAAACCAGCCACTACGACGTGGTGGTGAACGCTTCTACCGGTGGCATCGCAAACATCGCTGCCGAAGGCAAGCTCCCCGTGATTCTTGGAATCCTCACCACCGATACCGTGGACCAGGCAATGAACCGTGCAGGCCTTAAGGCCGGCAACCTCGGCTCCAGCTGGGCATCAACCGCCGTTGAAATGGCAAACCTTTACAAGACCATCTAA
- the nusB gene encoding transcription antitermination factor NusB, with protein MKVSYRPARVFAMQLLYAMEITGQTAGEALPGILESQPLHAEQKKYGMKLVDLVQAHREELDENIKAAAAHWELDRMASLDRIVLRIAMVELSYIPEIPMKVAISEAVQIAAKYSTDNSDSFVNGLLTGFMRNRGMVVTEPKEK; from the coding sequence ATGAAAGTAAGTTACAGACCCGCCCGTGTTTTTGCCATGCAGCTCTTGTATGCCATGGAAATTACGGGCCAGACCGCAGGGGAGGCTCTTCCGGGAATCCTTGAATCCCAGCCCCTTCACGCTGAACAGAAAAAGTATGGAATGAAGTTGGTGGACCTGGTGCAGGCCCATCGCGAAGAACTCGACGAAAACATCAAGGCCGCGGCCGCCCACTGGGAACTGGACCGCATGGCAAGCCTTGACCGCATTGTGCTCCGCATTGCGATGGTCGAACTTTCTTACATCCCCGAAATCCCGATGAAGGTCGCAATTTCTGAAGCGGTGCAGATTGCCGCCAAGTACAGCACCGACAATTCGGATTCTTTCGTGAACGGCCTTTTGACTGGCTTTATGCGTAACCGTGGCATGGTTGTCACCGAACCTAAGGAAAAGTAA
- a CDS encoding YfiM family protein: MNFFRAFIISVVALLFASVSLQAAPSDPLTWRDSTWDFRSEDPGDTTQFSVAKSVGVASTVLIAYGAAYWLVFKKGWWDEGGGRFRFENDFDYALNLDKFGHFASGVMMGESFYEGYRWAGISEFYSYLFAGFSAMATHIAIDVKDGFSPEWGFSVFDVLSGTLGGFLPMAERYVPVFKYVDLKWSYWINTKAYYRQSKTGVFTDDYCNQTFWASFKVYRMLPKAARQYYPSWLAIAAGLSIDEGVFLHDKNVTPHREVYIALDYDLEAFRPQSRMARTIVKYLNYFKLPAPTVQVYPEFHWYLLYPIKF, encoded by the coding sequence GTGAATTTTTTTCGGGCTTTTATAATTTCTGTCGTGGCGCTCCTGTTTGCAAGCGTTTCCTTGCAGGCTGCCCCTAGTGATCCGCTGACTTGGCGCGATTCCACGTGGGATTTCCGCAGCGAAGATCCGGGCGATACAACGCAGTTCTCGGTTGCCAAGAGCGTGGGCGTTGCCTCGACGGTTTTGATTGCCTATGGCGCCGCCTATTGGCTCGTGTTCAAGAAGGGCTGGTGGGACGAAGGTGGCGGGCGATTCCGCTTCGAAAATGATTTTGACTACGCCTTGAACCTGGATAAGTTCGGCCATTTCGCCTCGGGCGTCATGATGGGCGAGTCATTTTACGAAGGGTACCGCTGGGCGGGAATTTCCGAATTTTATTCGTACTTGTTCGCGGGCTTTTCGGCGATGGCGACCCATATTGCAATCGACGTGAAAGACGGCTTTTCGCCGGAGTGGGGCTTTAGCGTTTTCGACGTGCTTTCGGGAACGCTAGGCGGCTTCTTGCCGATGGCGGAACGCTATGTGCCTGTGTTCAAGTATGTGGACCTCAAGTGGAGCTACTGGATCAATACTAAAGCGTATTACAGACAAAGTAAAACAGGCGTGTTTACCGACGACTATTGTAACCAAACATTCTGGGCGTCGTTCAAGGTTTACCGCATGTTGCCTAAGGCCGCGCGTCAGTATTATCCGAGTTGGCTTGCCATTGCAGCGGGCTTAAGCATTGACGAAGGTGTGTTCCTGCACGACAAAAATGTGACGCCGCATCGTGAAGTCTATATCGCGCTGGATTACGACCTGGAAGCATTCCGCCCGCAGAGCCGCATGGCACGCACTATCGTGAAGTACCTGAATTACTTCAAGTTGCCTGCCCCCACCGTGCAAGTTTATCCCGAATTCCACTGGTACTTGCTGTACCCGATTAAATTTTAG
- a CDS encoding glycosyltransferase family 2 protein: MYSCSIIIIAYNSCDFIPACLKSVRDACENVDAQIIVLDNGSESPILPEIKAYFPEVLWLDSKENLGFGKGCNLAEKQATKPYLFFINPDTVVSRDSFTQVLDFMEEHPEAGTVGCRILNEDGSIQWACRRSFPTIISAVSKTIGLAALFPKSKLLASYNMTYADPDAVTEVDAVSGSFFCMKRDLYEQLKGFDEDFFMYGEDLDLCFRTKAAGRKNYYTPSTNILHFKGQSCRTRRWGSYVDFYKAMLIFVKKHKDLYFVPNFLVSFGILFAAFVGMFSRLIPKFWKMFLDLGVIAIWAFVFLGRGDSIARSCAKMGLTGDAALDCIDYSVVVKHSMLSVSQFEDWWLVGLVAVLNMAFLIFRGEYTVSSLKGEKFLRYLVPLNILTVGGYAAFRYFTQTPIVNDEISILPYDYHWIAIVVSTCLVIPIALFVWRRVAFWINYFYRIFAKKRHRSILLGGREDSLSNWFDSYNVIPGIEILGCVSSEPDKISEENRQHLLGSLSEMESVCNRTGCRELLVVSNFSGYREDFDIKWLDSLGLRVFLLIGNGKEGNYALVNLKYLH, encoded by the coding sequence ATGTATTCCTGCTCCATTATCATCATCGCTTACAATTCCTGTGACTTTATCCCGGCATGTCTAAAGTCCGTGCGCGATGCGTGCGAAAATGTGGATGCACAGATTATTGTTCTGGATAACGGTTCCGAATCGCCGATTTTGCCTGAAATCAAGGCCTATTTCCCCGAAGTCCTTTGGCTCGATTCCAAGGAAAATCTGGGCTTTGGTAAGGGCTGCAATCTCGCCGAAAAGCAGGCTACGAAACCGTACTTGTTCTTTATCAACCCCGATACGGTGGTGTCCCGCGACTCCTTTACGCAGGTGCTGGACTTTATGGAAGAACATCCGGAAGCGGGTACGGTGGGTTGCCGCATCTTGAACGAAGACGGCTCCATTCAGTGGGCATGCCGTCGTTCGTTCCCGACGATTATTTCTGCAGTTTCGAAGACGATAGGTCTTGCCGCCTTGTTCCCGAAGAGCAAGCTGCTGGCCAGCTACAACATGACCTACGCTGATCCCGATGCCGTTACCGAAGTGGATGCGGTCAGTGGATCGTTCTTCTGCATGAAGCGCGACCTGTACGAACAGCTGAAGGGCTTTGACGAAGACTTCTTTATGTACGGCGAAGACCTTGACCTTTGCTTCAGGACAAAGGCCGCGGGTCGCAAGAACTATTACACGCCTTCGACTAACATTCTGCATTTCAAGGGCCAGAGCTGCCGTACGCGCCGTTGGGGCTCTTATGTAGACTTCTACAAGGCGATGCTGATCTTTGTGAAAAAACACAAGGACCTTTACTTTGTTCCGAATTTCCTGGTGTCTTTCGGTATTCTGTTTGCAGCCTTCGTGGGTATGTTCTCCAGGCTCATTCCGAAGTTCTGGAAGATGTTCCTGGACTTGGGCGTTATCGCCATCTGGGCCTTTGTATTCCTGGGCCGCGGTGATTCCATTGCCCGTTCTTGCGCCAAGATGGGGCTTACCGGCGATGCGGCTTTGGATTGCATCGACTACTCCGTAGTCGTAAAGCATTCCATGTTGAGCGTGTCCCAGTTCGAAGACTGGTGGCTGGTCGGCTTGGTTGCCGTCTTGAACATGGCCTTCCTTATCTTCCGCGGGGAATATACGGTTTCTAGCCTGAAGGGCGAAAAGTTCCTTCGTTACCTGGTCCCCCTGAATATACTTACGGTGGGTGGCTATGCGGCATTCCGCTACTTTACCCAGACGCCTATCGTCAACGACGAAATCAGTATATTGCCTTACGACTATCATTGGATTGCCATCGTGGTTTCTACCTGCTTGGTGATTCCCATTGCACTTTTTGTGTGGCGTCGCGTGGCATTTTGGATAAACTATTTCTACCGCATTTTTGCGAAGAAGCGTCACCGCTCCATTTTGCTTGGCGGTCGAGAAGATTCCTTAAGCAACTGGTTCGATAGCTACAACGTGATTCCCGGAATCGAAATCCTAGGTTGCGTGAGTTCCGAACCCGACAAAATCAGCGAAGAGAACCGCCAGCATCTCCTAGGCTCCCTTTCCGAGATGGAATCGGTTTGCAACCGCACCGGCTGCCGCGAACTCCTGGTGGTGTCCAATTTCTCCGGCTATCGCGAAGATTTTGACATCAAGTGGCTTGATAGCCTCGGATTACGCGTGTTTTTGCTGATTGGTAACGGAAAAGAGGGCAATTACGCCCTTGTAAACCTCAAATATCTGCACTAA
- a CDS encoding Trm112 family protein, translating to MFDTNLLDILCCPETRGKLKLASDECLAALNQSISAGTLKNVAGEKVTEPLTEALTTEDNSRVYPVREGIPVLLADEAILL from the coding sequence ATGTTCGATACAAATCTTTTGGATATTCTGTGCTGCCCCGAAACGAGGGGTAAGCTGAAATTGGCGTCCGACGAATGCTTGGCCGCTTTGAATCAGTCTATTTCTGCAGGCACGTTGAAGAACGTTGCCGGTGAAAAGGTGACGGAACCTCTGACCGAGGCTCTTACTACCGAAGACAATTCCAGGGTGTATCCGGTTCGCGAAGGAATTCCTGTTCTTTTGGCGGACGAAGCAATTTTGCTCTAA
- a CDS encoding DUF2723 domain-containing protein — translation MKHIFAGIAALVALIVYVLTMAPTVSFWDCGEFVACANTLGIPHPPGTPFFVFLARAVIVLLPFVGEIAKRVNYISVVSSAATVYVTALFAWELLATVLKTDALAEKISAKVRTVVLATAALVAGFLLTFSDTFWFNAVEAEVYGIAMFILMLVSYLGLVWYNKRNEAYSDRILIFICYIAFLGVGAHLYTMLTVPAVFALLLVAEPKKIVERIPIWITGTLLCSVIYMVSAFIEISFVCLIALSILCLAKPIKNKGVQRSMRLSLAFAFFALIGYSTHLYIPIRSELNPIIDENDPEINIRDEQGNLQLGNLFKDENWVAFNNFIERKQYGSESMISRAFYRRSRLSHQFLSFPHMGYGGYQMAQYLPYKVGDVNYANGIYTFDAADNQPVERLGIKFPTQMSFMGDATLPQFMMFLLFNGLLVMVCVFVWKRNRNVGVFVSVLYALCSLGLLFYINFADGTRMEQREHDYWVSVMSRNVSDLNARGMGITALPDPNELIDMRQNIEYTKIRMETLKAHGAPDARLAELQRELDGYTNSAIWQNWQKIESGFAQVGGRAPFPDAVHLEVRERDYFYTPAFIFMSMIYGIGAGILVFLAATSSFAAFANPVAALLVAVSFLVPCVSNYKEHDRSGLWVPWDYAYNLLNSCRPNAILFTNGDNDTFPLWFAQEVAGIRKDVRVVNLSLGNTDWYIKQMLDNEPILKLSYDKAAIDRDMVLDNSSASNPNHQVSTWVKNAQRLMPQLKNRIDAMEGQQLSAADSAKLMQFKVHYQVWDAFTEWAARTRSGMMLTQHKLVIDLALQNMDKPIEISTTVGTSNFMGLEKYMVQEGMVYNFVKGDLNPKRNAFDAKFTADLIDSVFKFRGLGDGTAYINEETSRLLSGYVSLYLQISFDARDKISKIRNEHPFTAEKKAQVDSIAAAAVKYLELGIKQFPSEWRNYWAAAFVYEAAGQKINAQEVLNRGLNSVPAYEEGGRARLLMSGRQIENMSDEPLKVEEPAPAEPADSAEKDSAKEPAVVAAK, via the coding sequence ATGAAACATATCTTCGCTGGCATTGCGGCATTAGTGGCACTGATTGTGTATGTGCTGACAATGGCTCCTACGGTAAGCTTCTGGGATTGCGGCGAATTCGTCGCCTGCGCCAATACCTTGGGTATTCCGCATCCTCCTGGAACTCCGTTCTTCGTGTTCCTCGCCCGTGCAGTCATCGTGCTGCTCCCGTTCGTGGGTGAAATCGCAAAGCGCGTGAACTATATCTCGGTGGTGAGCTCCGCGGCGACCGTCTATGTGACTGCTCTCTTTGCCTGGGAACTTTTGGCGACCGTCCTCAAGACTGATGCCCTCGCTGAAAAAATTTCTGCTAAAGTCCGCACGGTGGTGCTTGCTACGGCAGCCCTCGTTGCCGGTTTCCTCCTGACTTTCTCTGATACCTTCTGGTTCAACGCGGTCGAAGCCGAAGTCTACGGCATTGCCATGTTCATCTTGATGCTGGTGTCTTACCTCGGCCTCGTTTGGTACAACAAGCGTAACGAAGCTTACAGCGACCGCATTCTCATCTTTATCTGCTACATCGCCTTCCTCGGCGTGGGCGCTCATCTTTACACCATGCTTACGGTTCCTGCCGTGTTTGCTCTTTTGCTCGTGGCCGAACCCAAGAAGATTGTGGAACGCATTCCTATCTGGATTACGGGTACGCTCCTTTGCTCCGTGATTTACATGGTGTCTGCCTTTATCGAAATTTCTTTCGTTTGCTTGATCGCTCTTTCGATTCTTTGCTTGGCAAAGCCCATCAAGAACAAGGGTGTGCAGCGTAGCATGCGCCTGTCCCTGGCTTTTGCTTTCTTCGCCCTGATCGGTTACAGCACGCACCTTTACATTCCGATCCGTTCGGAACTGAACCCGATTATCGACGAAAACGACCCCGAAATCAACATCCGCGACGAACAAGGCAACCTCCAGCTCGGCAACCTCTTCAAGGACGAAAACTGGGTCGCCTTCAACAACTTCATTGAACGTAAGCAGTACGGCTCTGAAAGCATGATTAGCCGTGCCTTCTACCGTCGTTCTCGCCTTAGCCACCAGTTCCTCTCGTTCCCGCACATGGGTTACGGTGGATACCAGATGGCTCAGTACCTGCCTTACAAGGTGGGCGACGTGAACTACGCCAATGGCATTTACACGTTTGATGCCGCCGACAATCAGCCGGTGGAACGCCTCGGTATCAAGTTCCCGACGCAGATGAGCTTCATGGGAGACGCTACGCTCCCGCAGTTCATGATGTTCTTGCTCTTTAACGGTCTCCTGGTGATGGTTTGCGTGTTCGTCTGGAAGCGCAACCGTAACGTGGGCGTGTTTGTTTCGGTGCTTTATGCCCTTTGCTCTCTCGGCTTGTTGTTCTATATCAACTTCGCCGACGGCACCCGCATGGAACAGCGCGAACACGACTACTGGGTGAGCGTGATGAGCCGCAATGTGTCTGACCTGAATGCACGTGGCATGGGTATTACGGCTCTCCCGGATCCGAACGAACTCATCGACATGCGTCAGAACATTGAGTACACCAAGATCCGTATGGAAACGCTCAAGGCTCATGGTGCTCCGGATGCCCGTTTGGCCGAACTCCAGCGTGAACTCGATGGCTACACCAATTCCGCAATCTGGCAGAACTGGCAGAAGATCGAAAGTGGCTTTGCCCAGGTGGGTGGCCGCGCTCCGTTCCCCGATGCCGTGCATCTGGAAGTCCGTGAACGTGACTACTTCTATACTCCGGCCTTTATTTTCATGAGCATGATTTACGGTATCGGCGCCGGTATCCTGGTGTTCCTTGCCGCCACATCTAGCTTCGCCGCATTTGCAAATCCGGTGGCCGCACTCCTGGTTGCCGTTTCGTTCCTGGTGCCCTGCGTTTCCAACTACAAGGAACATGACCGTTCTGGCCTCTGGGTTCCTTGGGATTACGCTTACAACTTGCTGAATAGCTGCCGCCCGAACGCTATCCTTTTCACCAACGGTGATAACGATACCTTCCCGCTGTGGTTCGCTCAGGAAGTGGCCGGCATCCGTAAGGACGTTCGCGTGGTGAACCTCTCGCTCGGTAATACCGACTGGTATATCAAGCAGATGCTCGACAACGAACCGATTCTGAAACTCAGCTACGACAAGGCCGCTATCGATCGCGACATGGTGCTCGACAACAGCTCAGCCTCGAATCCGAACCATCAGGTTTCTACGTGGGTGAAGAACGCCCAGCGTCTGATGCCGCAGCTCAAGAACCGTATCGATGCTATGGAAGGCCAGCAGCTTTCTGCCGCTGATTCTGCCAAGCTTATGCAGTTCAAGGTGCACTACCAGGTGTGGGATGCCTTTACCGAATGGGCTGCCCGTACTCGTAGCGGTATGATGCTCACGCAGCATAAGCTCGTGATTGACCTTGCTCTCCAGAACATGGACAAGCCGATTGAAATCTCCACGACCGTCGGTACTTCCAACTTCATGGGCCTTGAAAAGTACATGGTGCAAGAAGGTATGGTCTACAACTTCGTGAAGGGTGATTTGAACCCCAAGCGCAACGCCTTTGATGCAAAGTTCACGGCAGACCTCATTGATTCCGTGTTCAAGTTCCGCGGCCTCGGTGACGGCACCGCTTACATTAACGAAGAAACTTCCCGCTTGCTTTCGGGTTACGTTTCCCTGTACCTGCAGATTTCTTTTGATGCTCGTGACAAGATCTCCAAGATCCGCAATGAACATCCGTTCACGGCCGAAAAGAAGGCTCAGGTGGACAGCATCGCTGCTGCCGCTGTGAAGTATCTTGAATTGGGCATCAAGCAGTTCCCCTCGGAATGGCGTAACTACTGGGCAGCGGCATTCGTTTACGAAGCTGCCGGCCAGAAGATCAATGCCCAGGAAGTGCTGAACCGCGGTCTTAACAGTGTTCCGGCCTATGAAGAAGGTGGCCGAGCACGTCTCCTGATGAGTGGCCGTCAGATCGAGAATATGTCTGACGAACCCTTGAAGGTTGAAGAACCCGCCCCGGCTGAACCGGCCGATTCCGCTGAAAAGGATTCTGCCAAGGAACCTGCTGTCGTTGCAGCCAAGTAA
- a CDS encoding glycosyltransferase family 2 protein — protein sequence MDLSLVIPVKEESENLPELFKEIVAAIEPTGFTYEVIIIDDGSRDNTWEVVESLSKEYTFIRAFRFQFNCGKAAGLAFGFSKARGKYVATLDGDLQDDPLEIPKMIKILDDGYDLVSGWKIRRLDPWHKTWPSKLFNLTVSIVCGQRLHDFNCGIKAYRSSVVRFIHLYGDYHRFIPVMAKWQGFRITEMPVAHRARIHGVSKYGVSRLVSGFLDLVSLMFIRSFASKPLHFFGLLGLIFMLLGFGISGYFGYEWFQTGALHERPLLLAGGFSLVMGVQFISLGLLGEMMNGSKKQSYPVAESIREIVDLS from the coding sequence ATGGATTTGAGTCTTGTTATTCCGGTTAAGGAAGAAAGCGAGAACCTGCCTGAACTTTTTAAGGAGATTGTAGCGGCCATTGAGCCTACGGGCTTTACCTACGAAGTCATCATTATCGATGACGGTAGCCGAGACAACACTTGGGAAGTGGTGGAGTCTTTATCCAAGGAGTATACCTTTATTCGCGCGTTCCGCTTCCAGTTCAACTGCGGAAAGGCTGCTGGACTTGCCTTCGGCTTTTCCAAGGCTCGCGGCAAGTACGTGGCCACGCTGGACGGCGACCTGCAAGATGACCCGCTCGAAATTCCGAAGATGATCAAGATTCTGGATGATGGCTACGACCTGGTTTCGGGTTGGAAGATTCGTCGTCTGGATCCCTGGCACAAGACGTGGCCCTCCAAGCTTTTCAACTTGACGGTCTCGATTGTGTGCGGTCAGCGTCTGCATGACTTTAACTGCGGTATCAAGGCTTATCGCAGTTCCGTGGTGCGCTTTATTCACCTGTACGGTGACTACCACCGCTTTATTCCGGTGATGGCCAAGTGGCAGGGCTTCCGCATTACAGAAATGCCGGTCGCTCACCGAGCCCGCATTCACGGTGTGTCTAAATACGGCGTATCTCGCTTGGTGTCCGGGTTCCTCGATTTGGTTTCCCTGATGTTCATACGCAGTTTCGCCTCCAAGCCGCTTCATTTCTTTGGCTTGCTCGGCTTGATTTTTATGCTGCTCGGTTTCGGCATTTCGGGCTACTTTGGCTACGAATGGTTCCAGACCGGCGCTCTTCACGAGCGTCCGCTCCTGTTGGCAGGCGGCTTCTCGCTGGTGATGGGCGTGCAGTTCATTTCTCTTGGCCTTTTGGGCGAAATGATGAACGGAAGCAAAAAGCAGAGCTATCCGGTGGCCGAATCGATTCGTGAAATTGTAGATTTGAGTTAG
- a CDS encoding bifunctional 3,4-dihydroxy-2-butanone-4-phosphate synthase/GTP cyclohydrolase II — translation MTLLNTIEEAIEDFKNGKFLIVVDDEDRENEGDFVIAAEKITPEKVNFMLHEGRGVLCAPLPIKRCHELNLTRQTAENTSILGTPFTIMVDKIEGCTTGVSAHDRAATILALSDPNSKPSDFGRPGHISPLYAQEEGVLRRAGHTEAAVDLAKLAGLRPAAALIEIMNEDGTMARMPQLQEVAKKFNLKIISIRDLIDYRLKNEKLVQRVAAPHVSTKYGDFTAYAYKSKTDGVEHVAWVAGNPDFSKPVYVRVHSECLTGDIFGSLRCDCGEQLAAAMKFIGEHGGVFLYMRGQEGRGIGLCNKLRAYELQEKGMDTVEANLHLGFKSDLRQYGTGAQILADLGVKEMKLLTNNPSKISGITAYGLKIVERVPIEIKPNKENLFYLLTKQKKMGHQLHVDAAAEANLKEDK, via the coding sequence GTGACCTTGCTTAATACGATTGAAGAGGCCATAGAAGATTTTAAGAACGGCAAGTTTTTGATTGTGGTTGATGACGAAGACCGCGAAAACGAAGGCGACTTTGTCATTGCCGCCGAAAAGATTACGCCCGAAAAGGTGAACTTCATGCTCCACGAAGGTCGTGGCGTGCTTTGCGCACCGCTCCCGATCAAGCGTTGCCATGAACTGAACCTCACGCGGCAGACCGCCGAGAATACCTCGATTTTGGGCACGCCTTTTACCATCATGGTCGACAAGATTGAAGGCTGCACCACGGGTGTGTCCGCTCACGACCGCGCTGCAACGATTCTCGCTCTTTCGGACCCGAATTCCAAGCCCAGCGACTTCGGCAGGCCGGGGCATATCTCGCCCCTGTACGCCCAGGAAGAGGGCGTACTCCGTCGCGCAGGCCATACCGAAGCAGCTGTAGACCTAGCAAAGCTTGCGGGCCTGCGCCCGGCGGCCGCCTTGATTGAAATCATGAACGAAGACGGCACCATGGCTCGTATGCCGCAGCTTCAGGAAGTCGCGAAGAAGTTTAACCTCAAGATTATCTCGATCCGCGACCTCATCGATTACCGCCTGAAAAATGAAAAGCTCGTGCAGCGCGTAGCTGCTCCGCACGTGTCGACCAAGTACGGCGACTTTACCGCCTACGCTTACAAGAGCAAGACCGACGGTGTAGAACATGTGGCCTGGGTCGCGGGTAACCCCGACTTCAGTAAGCCGGTGTACGTGCGCGTGCATAGCGAATGCCTTACGGGCGATATCTTTGGTAGCCTGCGTTGCGATTGTGGCGAACAGCTGGCCGCCGCCATGAAGTTCATTGGCGAGCACGGCGGCGTGTTCCTTTACATGCGCGGTCAGGAAGGTCGTGGAATCGGCCTCTGCAACAAGCTCCGCGCTTACGAGCTGCAAGAAAAGGGCATGGATACGGTCGAAGCGAACTTGCACCTTGGGTTCAAGTCGGACCTGCGCCAGTACGGCACGGGTGCCCAGATTTTGGCTGACCTCGGCGTCAAGGAAATGAAGCTGCTCACGAATAACCCGAGCAAGATTTCGGGCATTACGGCTTATGGCCTTAAAATCGTGGAACGCGTGCCGATCGAAATTAAGCCGAACAAGGAAAACTTGTTCTACCTGCTCACGAAGCAGAAGAAGATGGGACACCAGCTGCACGTGGATGCCGCTGCCGAAGCGAATTTGAAAGAGGATAAGTAA